A window from Corynebacterium urealyticum DSM 7109 encodes these proteins:
- a CDS encoding DivIVA domain-containing protein: MALTPADVHNVAFSKPPIGKRGYNEDEVDQFLDLVEDTLAELQDENAELRSQVGDGGQLAGAAAGTKVDEEALRKQIRSEVEAEVREEAHREAQNSQSKGAEEVSGLQSKLKEAEQRAEAAERRAQEAEQKAKKAQQDAEAAKSQAGKAAPQASGVAGGAAANGAATEDTHMQAARVLSMAQEMADRLTNEAKSESGAMLDEARAEAKKTLDNADSTAKSQLADSQKRSEEQLSDAKTRSEKMLADAKQQSETQLSDAKQKSETLISDANAQAEATVRQAQEKANALQQDAERKHTEIMTTVKKQQTTLEARIEELRTYEREYRTRLKTFLESQLEDLNSRGTAAPKAVEGEGERN, translated from the coding sequence ATGGCGCTCACACCAGCTGACGTTCACAATGTTGCGTTCAGTAAGCCCCCGATTGGTAAGCGAGGCTACAACGAGGACGAGGTCGATCAGTTCCTCGACCTCGTTGAGGACACCCTCGCCGAGCTCCAGGACGAGAACGCTGAACTTCGCAGCCAGGTGGGCGACGGCGGCCAGCTTGCCGGTGCCGCAGCGGGCACCAAGGTTGACGAGGAGGCGCTGCGTAAGCAGATCCGCTCCGAGGTTGAGGCCGAGGTCCGCGAGGAGGCTCACCGCGAAGCGCAGAACTCCCAGTCTAAGGGGGCTGAAGAGGTCTCCGGCCTGCAGTCCAAGCTGAAGGAGGCGGAGCAGCGCGCCGAGGCCGCTGAGCGTCGCGCCCAGGAAGCTGAGCAGAAGGCGAAGAAGGCTCAGCAGGACGCTGAGGCCGCGAAGTCCCAGGCTGGCAAGGCCGCCCCGCAGGCTTCCGGTGTCGCAGGTGGCGCAGCTGCCAATGGCGCTGCCACCGAGGACACCCACATGCAGGCCGCTCGTGTGCTCTCCATGGCTCAGGAGATGGCCGACCGCCTCACCAACGAGGCGAAGTCCGAGTCCGGCGCCATGCTGGATGAGGCCCGTGCCGAGGCGAAGAAGACCCTGGATAACGCGGACTCCACCGCGAAGAGCCAGCTGGCGGACTCCCAGAAGCGCTCTGAGGAGCAGCTTTCTGACGCGAAGACCCGCTCCGAGAAGATGCTGGCCGACGCGAAGCAGCAGTCCGAGACCCAGCTCTCTGACGCGAAGCAGAAGTCCGAGACCCTGATCTCCGACGCCAATGCCCAGGCAGAGGCCACCGTGCGCCAGGCACAGGAGAAGGCCAACGCCCTGCAGCAGGACGCCGAGCGCAAGCACACCGAGATCATGACCACGGTGAAGAAGCAGCAGACCACTCTCGAGGCACGCATCGAGGAGCTGCGCACCTACGAGCGCGAGTACCGCACCCGCCTGAAGACCTTCCTCGAGTCCCAGCTTGAGGACCTCAACAGCCGCGGCACCGCAGCGCCGAAGGCCGTCGAGGGCGAAGGCGAGCGCAACTAG
- a CDS encoding YggT family protein: MVNLIGALILLVRLFTLLLIVRIIVEMVQSFSQNWRPQRWFIMIAEPIFAITDPPVKGLRKLIPPLNMGGVALDVSVLVLFFGLQILQTILHSLL; the protein is encoded by the coding sequence GTGGTCAACCTCATCGGAGCACTCATCCTGCTCGTCCGCCTTTTCACGCTGCTTCTTATCGTGCGGATCATCGTGGAGATGGTGCAGTCCTTCTCCCAAAACTGGCGCCCACAGCGTTGGTTCATCATGATCGCCGAGCCGATCTTCGCGATCACCGATCCGCCGGTTAAGGGGCTGCGTAAGCTTATCCCGCCGCTGAATATGGGCGGGGTTGCCCTTGACGTTTCTGTCTTGGTGCTCTTCTTTGGGCTGCAGATTCTGCAGACGATTCTGCACTCCCTCCTCTAA
- a CDS encoding cell division protein SepF gives MAEGFGDKFKEFFGLGGVESYEDPYYRDNFEERPERTERHEREDRAAGRYDSDHYGSYRSSERRSEVGASHGYGSDRDHAAAPARSRYGATEREAAPAQKNPMVIRLALNEYNQAREISEALKTGDVVVFNLGGMEKSAATRVLDFAAGLSLGLDAELKKLGGVRNFVLIPHGIELEQSQLDQLTEG, from the coding sequence ATGGCTGAGGGCTTTGGCGATAAGTTCAAGGAGTTTTTCGGGCTCGGGGGCGTAGAAAGCTACGAGGACCCTTACTACCGGGATAATTTCGAAGAGCGCCCTGAGCGTACCGAACGTCACGAGCGCGAGGACCGCGCGGCCGGTCGTTACGACTCCGATCACTACGGTTCTTACCGCTCCAGCGAGCGACGCTCCGAGGTTGGGGCTTCCCACGGCTACGGCTCCGACCGGGACCACGCCGCCGCCCCGGCTCGCTCCCGCTACGGTGCTACCGAGCGCGAGGCTGCCCCGGCGCAGAAGAACCCGATGGTTATTCGCTTGGCTCTGAATGAGTACAACCAGGCGCGAGAGATCTCCGAAGCGCTGAAGACCGGGGACGTCGTCGTCTTCAATCTGGGCGGGATGGAGAAGTCCGCCGCAACCCGCGTGCTGGATTTCGCCGCTGGCCTGAGCCTGGGCCTGGATGCCGAGCTGAAGAAGCTGGGTGGGGTGCGTAACTTCGTGCTGATCCCGCACGGCATTGAGCTTGAGCAGTCCCAGCTGGACCAGCTGACGGAGGGCTGA
- a CDS encoding YggS family pyridoxal phosphate enzyme, translated as MTTPDGDKVRAQRAEQLAENLRAVRQRIAVAGGADLLPITKFHPVEDIELLRAGGIHAVGENREQEAKRKATELAGSVEIHMVGQIQTNKANSVARWAAAVHTADSERLITALERGAGLALERGDRAEKLPVLVQFSADGDPQRGGAPEDQIDQLADLVAGSEHLELRGLMTVPPLGSDPAEVFARGRTLLDGISDRVLGAPVYSAGMSHDLEIAIGEGSTLVRVGTDIMGSRPVR; from the coding sequence ATGACAACCCCAGATGGAGACAAGGTCCGCGCCCAGCGGGCGGAGCAGCTGGCGGAGAACCTCCGCGCCGTGCGGCAGCGTATCGCCGTAGCCGGGGGAGCAGACCTCCTGCCGATCACGAAGTTTCACCCGGTAGAGGACATCGAGCTCTTGCGCGCCGGCGGTATCCACGCGGTCGGGGAAAACCGCGAACAGGAAGCCAAGCGCAAGGCCACCGAGCTGGCGGGAAGCGTCGAGATCCACATGGTGGGTCAGATCCAGACCAATAAGGCCAACTCCGTGGCCCGGTGGGCAGCCGCCGTCCACACGGCGGACTCGGAGCGCCTCATTACCGCTCTCGAGCGGGGCGCCGGCCTGGCGCTGGAGCGCGGCGACCGGGCGGAGAAGTTGCCGGTGCTGGTGCAGTTCAGCGCCGACGGTGATCCGCAGCGCGGTGGTGCCCCAGAAGACCAGATCGACCAACTCGCAGATCTGGTTGCGGGGTCGGAACACCTCGAGCTGCGCGGCCTCATGACCGTCCCTCCCCTGGGTAGCGACCCGGCCGAGGTCTTCGCCCGAGGTCGCACGCTGCTGGACGGCATTAGCGACCGCGTTCTGGGTGCGCCGGTGTACTCCGCGGGCATGAGCCACGACCTGGAGATCGCGATCGGCGAGGGCTCCACGTTGGTGCGTGTCGGTACGGACATCATGGGCTCACGACCAGTACGTTAA
- the pgeF gene encoding peptidoglycan editing factor PgeF gives MVTARASERLVRMVFTTRDGGVSEAPYGSFNLGDHVGDDPAAVAANRGRLAEILGLDGERFMFMEQLHTPTVTEVTADMVGSGPVPATDALVTTLRDVPLVVLTADCVPLLLADQDARVIAAVHAGRIGARNGIVRRAVQRMVELGANPAAIHAVMGAAASGENYEVPADMAADVESRLPGAKTRTKQGTAGLDIRAGIARQLEGLGVGAVDIDPRCTIASENLFSYRREGTTGRQAGVIWMPS, from the coding sequence ATGGTCACGGCACGCGCGAGCGAGCGCCTCGTCCGGATGGTGTTCACCACCCGCGACGGCGGCGTGTCCGAAGCTCCCTACGGCAGCTTTAACCTGGGAGATCACGTCGGGGATGACCCGGCGGCGGTCGCCGCCAACCGCGGACGGCTCGCCGAGATCCTGGGGCTCGACGGTGAGCGCTTCATGTTCATGGAGCAGCTGCACACCCCGACCGTCACGGAGGTCACCGCGGACATGGTGGGGTCGGGGCCCGTGCCAGCGACCGACGCCCTGGTCACCACGCTGCGAGACGTCCCGCTGGTTGTCTTGACTGCCGACTGCGTCCCGCTCTTGCTCGCGGATCAGGACGCCCGCGTCATCGCGGCGGTCCACGCCGGGCGGATCGGTGCTCGCAACGGCATCGTTCGCCGGGCCGTGCAGCGCATGGTGGAGCTTGGCGCTAACCCCGCCGCGATCCACGCGGTGATGGGGGCTGCGGCCAGTGGCGAAAACTACGAGGTTCCGGCCGACATGGCGGCGGACGTGGAGTCCCGCCTGCCTGGGGCGAAAACCCGTACGAAGCAGGGAACCGCCGGGCTCGATATCCGCGCGGGCATCGCCCGTCAGCTCGAAGGCCTCGGCGTGGGCGCGGTGGACATCGACCCACGCTGCACCATTGCCTCCGAGAACCTGTTTAGCTACCGCCGCGAGGGCACCACCGGTCGCCAAGCTGGCGTAATCTGGATGCCATCATGA
- the ftsZ gene encoding cell division protein FtsZ, translating to MTTPGNHLAEIKVVGVGGGGVNAVNRMIDEKLQGVEFIAINTDAQALMLTDADVKLDIGREETRGLGAGANPDVGRKSAEDHKDQIEEILAGADMVFVTAGEGGGTGTGAAPVVANIAKKQNALTVGVVTRPFTFEGPRRTKQALAGIEELRDVCDTLIVIPNDSLLKLSDEQLSMMDAFRKADEVLLSGVEGITKLITTPGVINVDFADVRSVMTDAGSALMGIGTSRGEQRAVKATEAAINSPLLENTMQGAKGVLLSFAGGSDLGLMEVSEAASLVQTMADEDANIIFGTIIDDQLGDEVRVTVIATGFDDSPSASSSAQRGGAAHAAENRGASIFGDSEAPRVEAEPLQEAAPAQPATPASEPRQERQSSFAAREGRAAQSPARGGGLFTSDEPARPRHERTDGQDEGDDLDLPSFL from the coding sequence ATGACAACTCCTGGAAACCACCTCGCAGAAATCAAGGTGGTTGGTGTCGGCGGCGGCGGAGTCAACGCGGTCAACCGCATGATCGATGAGAAGCTCCAGGGTGTGGAGTTCATCGCGATCAACACCGACGCGCAGGCTCTCATGCTCACCGATGCCGACGTGAAGCTCGACATCGGCCGCGAGGAGACCCGCGGTCTCGGCGCTGGTGCCAACCCGGATGTCGGCCGCAAGTCCGCCGAGGACCACAAGGACCAGATCGAGGAGATTCTCGCTGGTGCGGACATGGTATTCGTTACCGCCGGTGAGGGCGGTGGCACCGGCACCGGTGCCGCTCCGGTCGTTGCCAACATCGCGAAGAAGCAGAACGCCCTGACCGTCGGCGTCGTCACCCGTCCGTTCACCTTCGAGGGGCCGCGCCGCACCAAGCAGGCCCTGGCGGGTATCGAGGAGCTCCGCGACGTCTGTGACACCCTCATCGTCATTCCGAACGACTCCCTGCTGAAGCTTTCCGACGAGCAGCTGTCCATGATGGACGCTTTCCGCAAGGCGGACGAGGTCCTGCTGTCCGGTGTCGAGGGCATCACCAAGCTGATCACCACCCCGGGCGTGATCAACGTGGACTTCGCGGACGTCCGCTCCGTCATGACCGACGCCGGCTCCGCCCTGATGGGCATCGGTACTTCCCGTGGCGAGCAGCGCGCCGTCAAGGCCACCGAGGCTGCGATCAACTCCCCGCTGCTGGAGAACACCATGCAGGGCGCCAAGGGTGTGCTGCTCTCCTTCGCGGGTGGCTCCGACCTGGGCCTGATGGAGGTCTCCGAGGCTGCATCCCTGGTCCAGACCATGGCCGACGAGGACGCCAACATCATCTTCGGCACCATCATCGACGACCAGCTCGGTGACGAGGTCCGCGTCACCGTCATCGCCACCGGCTTCGACGACTCCCCGTCGGCATCCTCCAGCGCCCAGCGCGGCGGGGCTGCCCACGCTGCCGAGAACCGCGGCGCCAGCATCTTCGGCGACTCCGAGGCTCCGCGAGTGGAGGCTGAGCCACTGCAGGAGGCCGCACCGGCCCAGCCAGCGACCCCGGCAAGCGAGCCGCGCCAGGAGCGACAGAGCTCCTTCGCTGCCCGCGAAGGTCGCGCAGCTCAGAGTCCCGCACGCGGCGGTGGCCTGTTCACCTCTGACGAGCCGGCTCGCCCGCGTCACGAGCGCACCGACGGCCAGGACGAGGGCGACGACCTCGACCTCCCGTCCTTCCTCTAA
- a CDS encoding cell division protein FtsQ/DivIB translates to MAEDKTTRDRRRPRSAGAQARERRRRSKHARRRWAFVAVLAVVAAWAVLFFFPVLTVKNVDVQGAKNADVQQVSEASGVGQQSNMLRLDTEQVARNVAPTPWVKKVTVSRSWPSTVTIKITEHEAVGVLDEGGETSLIDRDGKVFLKGPAPEGAVPFTKVKDGDTRALAAGAAAVDALQPENRKQLVEVAAPNAEAVEMTFELPAPEGEQKPRKVVYFGAAEQLTEKAEAVRVVLQREQPTWNVSNPAMPTARD, encoded by the coding sequence ATGGCGGAGGATAAGACCACCCGCGATCGGCGCCGTCCCCGGAGTGCGGGCGCGCAGGCTCGGGAACGCCGCCGACGGAGCAAGCACGCGCGACGTCGGTGGGCATTCGTGGCGGTGCTGGCTGTCGTCGCCGCGTGGGCTGTGCTCTTCTTCTTCCCGGTGCTGACGGTCAAGAACGTCGACGTCCAAGGCGCGAAGAATGCTGACGTCCAGCAGGTCAGCGAGGCGAGCGGGGTGGGCCAGCAGAGCAACATGCTGCGGCTGGATACCGAGCAGGTCGCCCGGAATGTCGCTCCGACTCCGTGGGTGAAGAAGGTGACGGTCTCGCGCAGCTGGCCAAGCACCGTGACGATTAAGATCACCGAACACGAGGCCGTTGGCGTGCTCGACGAGGGCGGGGAGACATCCCTGATCGACCGGGACGGCAAGGTGTTCCTTAAGGGACCAGCCCCGGAGGGCGCGGTGCCGTTTACCAAGGTCAAGGACGGCGACACCCGAGCACTGGCTGCCGGCGCTGCGGCTGTGGATGCGCTGCAGCCGGAGAACCGGAAACAGCTGGTGGAGGTCGCGGCCCCCAACGCCGAAGCGGTTGAGATGACCTTCGAACTGCCCGCCCCGGAGGGGGAGCAGAAGCCTCGCAAGGTCGTGTACTTCGGAGCTGCCGAGCAGCTGACGGAAAAGGCCGAGGCGGTGCGCGTGGTTCTGCAGCGTGAGCAGCCCACGTGGAACGTGTCTAATCCCGCCATGCCGACAGCCCGGGATTAA
- the murC gene encoding UDP-N-acetylmuramate--L-alanine ligase, translated as MTTQPEQIDLSRTHMVGIGGAGMSGIARILLARGYSVTGSDMKDSRSVLALRAAGAEVAIGHDAANVTGGAELPTVVVTSFAAIPKDNPELTAAREAGIPIVRRSDVLAELMSDRRAFLLAGTHGKTSTTSMAVVGVQAAGLDPSFAIGGQLNRAGTNAHHGTGEIFIAEADESDGSFLSYSPEVAVITNIEPDHLDYYGTEEAYVAIFDEFATKVTPGGYLVCCLDDPGAAALAARVRAAGTAPTVLGYGSRAAADQHPDIPAAAIIEEMIPDARGTAAKVRFNLPGQEERYEDIRVAIPGAHMTLNGVAAITGGALLGADLEKVIAGVADFDGVRRRFEYHGEAGGVRVYDDYAHHPTEVTAVLTAAKELVEATDAGRIIAVFQPHLYSRTMNFASEFARALSLADEVVLLDIFGAREQPVEGVDSRIIGEKLTCEWHFQPDFSAVAEQVIGIAKPGDVVLTIGAGTVTMLADEILRCGREAQGE; from the coding sequence ATGACCACGCAGCCTGAACAGATTGATCTGAGCCGGACCCACATGGTGGGCATCGGCGGGGCCGGGATGTCCGGCATCGCCCGAATCCTGCTCGCCCGGGGCTACAGCGTCACCGGCTCCGACATGAAGGACTCCCGCAGCGTCCTGGCGCTGCGTGCAGCCGGGGCGGAGGTCGCTATTGGACACGACGCCGCGAACGTCACCGGTGGCGCGGAGCTGCCGACGGTCGTCGTGACCTCTTTCGCCGCGATTCCGAAGGATAATCCCGAGCTCACCGCCGCCCGCGAGGCCGGGATCCCCATCGTCCGCCGCTCCGACGTGCTTGCCGAACTCATGTCCGATCGCCGGGCATTCCTGCTGGCCGGCACCCACGGGAAGACCTCCACGACCTCGATGGCGGTGGTAGGGGTGCAGGCTGCCGGCCTCGATCCCTCGTTTGCCATCGGCGGGCAGTTGAATCGCGCGGGCACGAACGCCCACCACGGCACCGGGGAGATCTTCATTGCCGAAGCTGACGAATCCGATGGTTCTTTCCTCTCCTATAGCCCGGAAGTCGCTGTGATCACGAACATCGAGCCGGATCACCTCGACTACTACGGCACCGAAGAGGCCTATGTGGCGATCTTCGACGAGTTCGCCACGAAGGTCACCCCGGGTGGCTACCTGGTGTGCTGCCTCGACGATCCGGGCGCTGCCGCGCTGGCAGCCCGGGTTCGCGCTGCGGGCACGGCGCCCACCGTGCTGGGCTACGGATCCCGCGCGGCCGCCGATCAGCACCCGGATATCCCAGCCGCCGCGATTATCGAGGAAATGATCCCTGATGCGCGTGGTACGGCCGCAAAGGTTCGGTTCAACCTGCCCGGCCAGGAGGAGCGCTATGAGGACATCCGCGTGGCCATCCCGGGCGCCCACATGACGCTCAACGGGGTCGCCGCGATCACCGGCGGTGCGCTCCTGGGCGCGGACCTGGAGAAGGTCATTGCCGGTGTCGCCGACTTCGACGGTGTGCGCCGCCGTTTTGAGTACCACGGTGAGGCCGGCGGAGTGCGGGTCTACGACGATTACGCGCACCACCCGACCGAGGTCACCGCTGTGCTTACCGCTGCTAAGGAGCTCGTTGAGGCGACCGACGCTGGACGTATCATCGCTGTCTTCCAGCCCCACCTGTACAGTCGCACCATGAACTTCGCCTCTGAATTCGCACGCGCCCTGTCCCTGGCTGACGAGGTCGTTCTGCTGGATATTTTCGGCGCGCGTGAGCAGCCGGTGGAGGGAGTGGATTCCCGCATCATCGGGGAGAAGCTAACCTGCGAATGGCATTTCCAGCCGGACTTTTCCGCCGTCGCGGAGCAGGTCATCGGTATCGCGAAGCCGGGGGACGTGGTGCTCACCATTGGCGCCGGCACGGTCACCATGCTGGCTGATGAGATCCTGCGCTGCGGCAGGGAAGCGCAGGGGGAGTAG
- the murG gene encoding undecaprenyldiphospho-muramoylpentapeptide beta-N-acetylglucosaminyltransferase has protein sequence MAHSTHREDHPAGTSTDAAPSVVVAGGGTAGHIEPALAVAEAVKRLAPNARVTALGSPKGLEASIVPDRGFDLRMIPPVPVPRKVNKDLFTLPLRLKQAIDETKAHLRDVQADVLIGFGGYVSAPAYLAARSLGIPFFVHEANARAGMSNKLGVRLGGTALAAVPGSGLKDDKIVGIPVKESVLNLDRAALRAEAREFFGLDPKGPVLLVTGGSQGAASINRGVVDAADALHEAGVGVLHAFGKKNEITAPNFDTAPRYQAVPYIDRMDLALAAADAVLCRAGAMTVAEVSAVGLPGIYVPLPHGNGEQELNARPVVDAGGGVIVPDAELDGARVVSEVTALLGDEQRLAQASAAAESAGHRDAADEIARALLSAAG, from the coding sequence ATGGCCCACAGCACACACCGGGAGGATCATCCGGCAGGCACGAGCACCGATGCCGCACCGTCGGTGGTTGTCGCAGGAGGCGGTACCGCTGGCCACATCGAGCCAGCGCTCGCGGTCGCCGAGGCTGTGAAGCGCCTGGCCCCGAACGCCCGGGTCACCGCACTGGGAAGCCCAAAGGGATTGGAAGCCTCGATCGTGCCCGACCGAGGCTTTGACCTGCGCATGATCCCGCCGGTTCCGGTCCCGCGCAAGGTGAATAAGGACCTATTCACCCTGCCGCTGCGTCTGAAGCAGGCCATCGACGAGACCAAGGCCCACCTCCGCGACGTCCAGGCGGACGTGCTCATCGGCTTTGGCGGCTACGTTTCCGCTCCGGCCTACCTCGCCGCCCGTTCGCTGGGAATCCCGTTCTTCGTGCACGAGGCCAATGCCCGTGCCGGCATGTCGAACAAGCTGGGCGTGCGCCTGGGTGGGACTGCGCTGGCCGCGGTGCCGGGCTCGGGGCTGAAGGACGATAAGATCGTGGGCATCCCGGTCAAGGAATCCGTATTGAACCTCGACCGTGCAGCGTTGCGCGCCGAGGCCCGCGAGTTCTTTGGTCTTGACCCCAAAGGTCCGGTCCTGCTGGTCACCGGCGGTTCCCAGGGGGCGGCCAGCATCAACCGCGGGGTCGTCGACGCTGCCGATGCCCTCCACGAGGCGGGCGTGGGCGTCCTTCACGCCTTCGGTAAGAAGAACGAGATCACTGCACCTAACTTCGACACCGCACCCCGCTACCAGGCGGTGCCATACATCGACCGCATGGACCTCGCGCTCGCCGCAGCCGACGCAGTACTGTGCCGCGCAGGCGCGATGACCGTCGCCGAGGTGTCCGCCGTCGGCCTGCCCGGCATCTACGTCCCGCTACCGCACGGCAACGGGGAGCAGGAGCTTAACGCCCGCCCAGTTGTCGACGCCGGTGGTGGGGTGATCGTCCCCGATGCGGAGCTCGACGGCGCGCGCGTCGTCTCAGAGGTCACCGCTCTGCTCGGCGACGAGCAGCGGCTCGCCCAGGCCAGCGCGGCCGCCGAATCCGCCGGTCACCGCGATGCGGCAGACGAGATTGCTCGCGCTCTGCTATCAGCAGCCGGCTAG
- a CDS encoding putative peptidoglycan glycosyltransferase FtsW produces the protein MTMTSHHGSDRDRARRQPTRTEYPRRRPDQTQPKSSGSGQNSTAKGVWAKIKAVLDTPQLNYKVILSVTLMLTAIGLTMVLSSSMVTARTPDTSVWSVFLNQALYVIIGLAVAWLALRLRADTIKAISPWLLGLALFLQVALFIPGVGVGAEIGSHSWIRFGSFGIQPSELSKVALAVWGAAEISSKTRQSDEFRPVLGRFLAVGTAMVLLVLLQKDLGMMLTVGIVLMALFFFSGVSARLIALVGGVIALLATGATIAQAYRSDRITTWKDTLFLNFREGSTSGPSYQSYQGLLSLSDGSLTGTGLGQSRAKWYYLPEAKNDFIFAIIGEELGWVGASIVVVLFAVLGWFGIRTALAQADPFLSMLSATLTLGIVVQALYNISYVVGLMPMTGIQLPLISAGGTSMVITLGSLGLLANCARHEPKAISSMQHEGRSLFDRMFLLPEPLPYRAGEERRIERRNTTQRYGRPVTRRESTAGTAGQDVRRERDRNRRAQQRLPHRDRVPDYDGTNTWHRQEPLPQRRSRSSENRYSPRRK, from the coding sequence ATGACTATGACTTCACACCACGGCTCAGACCGCGATCGCGCCCGGCGCCAACCCACCCGCACCGAGTACCCTCGCCGTCGCCCGGATCAAACACAGCCGAAGTCCAGCGGTAGCGGGCAGAACTCCACCGCAAAGGGTGTGTGGGCCAAGATCAAGGCGGTGCTGGACACCCCGCAGCTGAACTACAAGGTGATCCTGAGCGTCACCCTGATGCTCACGGCCATTGGTTTGACGATGGTGTTGTCCTCCTCGATGGTGACGGCACGCACCCCGGATACCTCCGTGTGGTCCGTATTCCTCAACCAGGCTCTCTATGTCATCATTGGCCTCGCCGTTGCCTGGCTTGCCCTGCGGCTGCGTGCGGACACGATCAAGGCCATCTCCCCGTGGCTGCTCGGCCTCGCGCTGTTCCTGCAGGTCGCCCTGTTCATCCCGGGGGTTGGTGTCGGCGCGGAGATCGGATCCCACTCGTGGATCCGGTTCGGTTCCTTCGGCATTCAGCCCTCCGAGCTGTCCAAGGTGGCGCTGGCTGTGTGGGGAGCGGCGGAGATCAGCTCCAAGACGCGGCAGTCCGACGAGTTCCGCCCCGTCCTTGGCCGATTCCTGGCCGTGGGCACGGCCATGGTGCTTCTGGTTCTGCTGCAGAAGGACCTCGGCATGATGCTCACCGTGGGCATCGTGTTGATGGCGTTGTTCTTCTTCTCCGGCGTCTCGGCCCGTCTCATTGCCCTCGTCGGCGGTGTCATCGCGCTGCTGGCCACTGGCGCGACCATCGCCCAGGCCTACCGAAGCGACCGCATCACGACGTGGAAGGACACCCTGTTCCTGAACTTCCGGGAGGGCAGCACCAGCGGGCCGTCCTACCAGTCCTATCAGGGGCTGCTGAGCCTCTCGGACGGCTCCCTGACCGGCACGGGGCTGGGGCAATCTCGCGCGAAGTGGTACTACCTGCCGGAGGCGAAGAATGACTTCATCTTCGCAATCATCGGGGAGGAGCTCGGCTGGGTTGGGGCCAGCATCGTGGTCGTGCTCTTCGCGGTCCTCGGCTGGTTCGGCATCCGCACCGCCCTGGCGCAGGCAGACCCGTTCCTGTCTATGCTCTCCGCAACGCTGACCCTGGGCATCGTCGTCCAGGCGTTGTACAACATCTCCTATGTCGTGGGCCTGATGCCGATGACGGGTATCCAGCTGCCGCTGATCTCTGCGGGTGGTACCTCCATGGTCATCACCCTGGGCTCGCTCGGTCTCCTCGCCAATTGCGCACGCCACGAGCCCAAGGCGATCTCCTCGATGCAACACGAGGGGCGCAGCCTCTTCGACCGGATGTTCCTGCTGCCTGAGCCGCTGCCGTACCGGGCGGGGGAGGAGCGCCGCATCGAGCGTCGCAACACCACTCAGCGCTACGGCCGCCCGGTGACTCGCCGGGAGTCCACCGCTGGCACCGCGGGGCAGGATGTCCGCCGCGAACGTGACCGGAACCGTCGCGCGCAGCAGCGGCTGCCGCACCGCGATCGCGTGCCGGATTACGATGGCACTAACACCTGGCACCGGCAGGAACCACTGCCGCAACGTCGAAGCCGTAGTAGCGAGAACCGCTACTCGCCGAGGAGGAAGTAG